Proteins found in one Gemmatimonadaceae bacterium genomic segment:
- a CDS encoding RluA family pseudouridine synthase: protein MIPFAPAPPPAEWPARMPTPFDRRAVHPLAQRAAADLMAALEAHATDWKLHEPGNGKMFGVLVAAAPDGAIGYLRGFSGMINGQWEIDGWVPPTFDRARRDATWGPGEAEMLDFTARRAALVASMPTHTENPVARRIAAAIRALDAERTARSRELMRQIQDSYQLASARGDVRSLRALFAPSEPPAGAGDCAAPKLLAHAYRLGLTPLALAEFWWGAPAPTGDRRAGVFYAACRGKCLPILTHMLDGLPVEPPPLFGTAALDPAEPRVLYEDGYLLVVHKPSGLLTVPGRSASLQDCAVSRLRARYPDATGPLAVHRLDLDTSGLLLAAKDSTTASALQRLFSLRQIDKRYVACLDGTVVSDHGHITLPLRPDIDDRPRNIHDPVHGKPAHTEWRVIARADGRTRVHFIPHTGRSHQLRVHAAHPDGLDAPIVGDRLYGRVAPDDDERLLLHADRMAFTHPVTGAPVVVEHPAPF from the coding sequence GTGATCCCCTTCGCCCCCGCTCCGCCGCCGGCGGAATGGCCCGCGCGCATGCCCACGCCGTTCGATCGCCGGGCGGTTCATCCGCTCGCCCAGCGCGCCGCCGCCGACCTCATGGCCGCGCTCGAGGCGCACGCGACCGACTGGAAGCTGCACGAACCGGGCAACGGCAAGATGTTCGGCGTGCTCGTCGCAGCCGCCCCCGATGGCGCCATCGGCTATCTGCGCGGCTTCTCCGGCATGATCAACGGACAGTGGGAGATCGACGGCTGGGTGCCGCCCACCTTCGATCGCGCCCGCCGCGATGCGACGTGGGGGCCCGGTGAAGCCGAGATGCTCGACTTCACCGCCCGCCGGGCCGCCTTGGTGGCCAGCATGCCGACGCATACGGAGAACCCGGTGGCCCGGCGCATCGCCGCGGCCATTCGCGCGCTCGATGCCGAACGCACCGCGCGCTCGCGTGAGCTCATGCGCCAAATCCAGGACAGCTACCAGCTCGCGAGTGCGCGCGGCGACGTTCGATCCCTGCGCGCCCTGTTCGCCCCTTCGGAACCACCAGCGGGCGCCGGCGACTGCGCCGCGCCCAAGCTGCTGGCGCACGCATACCGCCTCGGACTCACCCCACTCGCGCTCGCCGAATTCTGGTGGGGCGCGCCTGCGCCGACGGGCGATCGCCGGGCGGGCGTCTTCTACGCGGCGTGCCGCGGCAAGTGCCTGCCGATTCTCACCCACATGCTCGATGGGCTCCCGGTCGAGCCGCCACCGCTCTTCGGTACGGCGGCCCTCGATCCCGCCGAGCCGCGCGTGCTCTACGAAGACGGCTATCTCCTCGTCGTGCACAAGCCGAGTGGCCTGCTCACCGTGCCAGGGCGCAGTGCATCGCTGCAGGATTGTGCCGTATCACGCCTTCGGGCGCGCTACCCCGACGCGACCGGCCCGCTCGCGGTGCACCGCCTCGACCTGGATACCTCGGGCCTGCTCCTCGCCGCGAAAGACAGCACGACCGCCTCGGCGTTGCAGCGGCTCTTTTCGCTGCGCCAGATCGACAAGCGCTATGTGGCCTGCCTGGACGGCACCGTGGTGAGCGACCACGGCCACATCACGCTGCCACTGCGCCCCGATATCGACGATCGCCCGCGCAACATTCACGATCCGGTGCACGGCAAGCCGGCCCACACCGAATGGCGCGTGATCGCGCGCGCCGACGGCCGCACGCGCGTGCACTTCATCCCGCATACCGGGCGCTCGCATCAGCTTCGCGTGCACGCAGCGCATCCGGACGGTCTCGACGCGCCGATCGTCGGCGATCGCCTCTACGGTCGCGTGGCCCCCGACGACGACGAGCGGTTGCTCCTGCACGCCGATCGCATGGCGTTCACACATCCGGTGACCGGTGCGCCAGTCGTCGTTGAACACCCGGCGCCGTTCTGA
- a CDS encoding VOC family protein, whose translation MPNAASTALPHVQVQGVHHITLVGSTRQSAIDFWEGALGMPFIFEQPNLGQSTENHLYFDPGDGRLLTVFTDESRTDAGRHAPREIGCVEHIAFNVSRATFAAAPARLKARGIEFYERDRGFMNSIYMRDPNGLKVELACYKFETPEGFRDADVLMRAHRLRSERGDHHITEEHLADAIGELMATRERLPR comes from the coding sequence ATGCCCAACGCCGCTTCGACTGCGCTCCCCCACGTTCAGGTGCAGGGGGTGCACCACATCACGCTGGTTGGCTCCACGCGCCAGAGCGCGATCGACTTCTGGGAGGGCGCACTGGGGATGCCGTTTATCTTCGAACAGCCGAATCTCGGTCAGAGCACCGAGAACCATCTGTACTTCGATCCCGGCGATGGGCGCCTGCTCACCGTGTTCACGGATGAGTCGCGTACCGATGCCGGTCGGCACGCGCCCCGCGAGATCGGCTGCGTGGAGCACATCGCGTTCAACGTGTCGCGCGCGACGTTTGCCGCCGCACCGGCACGGCTCAAGGCGCGCGGCATCGAGTTCTATGAACGCGATCGCGGCTTCATGAACTCGATCTACATGCGCGACCCGAACGGGCTCAAGGTCGAGCTGGCCTGCTACAAGTTCGAAACGCCCGAGGGGTTCCGCGATGCCGATGTGCTGATGCGCGCCCACCGGCTGCGCAGTGAGCGTGGTGATCATCACATCACCGAGGAGCATCTGGCCGATGCGATCGGCGAGTTGATGGCGACGCGGGAGCGGTTGCCGCGCTGA
- a CDS encoding DUF2127 domain-containing protein: MTATPVSLARTAAPPPNRRALRAIALFKFGKALAFVALAATAFGLLGDDVRNGALERLTELATSLARATEFSGVRGWLGGVLETVVHGLLHLLGNVTATKLQVAGFVALSYALVLTVEGAGLWLAKTWAEWFSVVVTASLIPFELWEVAHRFTPVRVGILVLNVAVVWYLVRTIRANRAAHRG; the protein is encoded by the coding sequence ATGACGGCGACTCCGGTTTCTCTGGCGCGCACCGCTGCTCCCCCGCCAAACCGCCGGGCGCTGCGGGCGATTGCCCTCTTCAAGTTCGGCAAGGCGTTGGCCTTCGTCGCGTTGGCTGCGACGGCCTTCGGGCTGCTCGGCGACGACGTCCGCAACGGCGCCCTCGAGCGGCTGACCGAGCTCGCCACGTCGCTGGCACGCGCGACCGAGTTCTCGGGGGTGCGCGGCTGGCTCGGCGGCGTCCTCGAAACCGTCGTCCATGGGCTGCTGCACCTCCTCGGCAACGTCACCGCCACCAAGCTGCAGGTCGCGGGCTTCGTCGCGCTGAGCTACGCCCTCGTGCTGACGGTCGAGGGCGCCGGGCTCTGGCTGGCCAAGACCTGGGCCGAATGGTTCTCGGTCGTGGTCACGGCGTCGCTCATTCCGTTCGAGCTGTGGGAAGTGGCGCACCGCTTCACCCCGGTGCGCGTGGGCATTCTGGTGCTCAACGTGGCGGTGGTCTGGTACCTCGTGCGCACCATTCGCGCGAATCGCGCCGCCCATCGCGGCTGA
- a CDS encoding Plug domain-containing protein has product MKLTLSLAIASLAAGLLLTAPTQAQDARTVTLRFRKAGDTVAIRGALITIDHTIEAGVTDANGIVTVPDLDDGGHIVEAVAKGYQAFFDKFTSGPSVKMPIDLEILAVVAAPKPKGAMTPLTLVGFDARRAKAAGKFYTAAQLKAANGRPLANLLKVTLGAFIASGPNGESYLAVRGNPTCRAAVVRDGLQVYPYESALPPDLDKIFTDDLGGIELYATAPADLKDAGSCGALVLWSR; this is encoded by the coding sequence ATGAAACTCACCCTCTCCCTCGCAATTGCTTCCCTCGCGGCCGGCCTGCTGCTGACCGCGCCGACCCAGGCGCAGGATGCCCGTACCGTCACACTCCGCTTCCGGAAGGCCGGGGATACGGTGGCCATCCGTGGCGCACTGATCACCATCGACCATACGATCGAAGCTGGGGTGACCGATGCCAACGGCATCGTCACCGTGCCGGATCTGGACGATGGCGGGCACATCGTGGAAGCGGTGGCCAAGGGCTATCAGGCCTTTTTTGACAAGTTCACGAGCGGGCCGTCGGTGAAGATGCCGATCGACCTCGAGATTCTGGCCGTGGTGGCCGCCCCCAAGCCCAAAGGCGCCATGACCCCGCTCACGCTCGTGGGCTTCGACGCGCGCCGGGCCAAGGCCGCCGGGAAGTTCTACACCGCCGCGCAGCTCAAGGCGGCGAACGGCCGGCCGCTGGCGAACCTGCTCAAGGTGACGCTGGGCGCATTCATCGCCTCGGGGCCGAACGGCGAGTCGTATCTCGCCGTGCGCGGCAATCCGACCTGTCGGGCCGCCGTCGTGCGTGATGGACTCCAGGTGTACCCGTACGAAAGCGCGCTGCCCCCCGATCTCGACAAGATCTTCACCGACGACCTTGGCGGCATCGAGCTCTACGCCACGGCGCCCGCGGACCTGAAGGACGCGGGGAGCTGCGGGGCGCTGGTGCTGTGGAGCCGGTGA
- a CDS encoding polysaccharide deacetylase: MRRLPFVFALAALPSVLAAQAQPVPVTTAKPGWKWTMDSVTRVVNEVRAGRSLQPAAWPKGARVAVLLSFDVDNETIAVRYGEPTVGSLAEMQYGARVGLPRIVKLLDRHKIPASFFIPSVSLAITPSMAGLIQQSGRHEIAVHGWIHELNMTLPDSAERALLQKAVAELTAMTGKKPVGYRAPSWNFSPNTLSILREMGFRYESSLMADDAPYELVQRGQPTGLVELPVQWILDDAPLFDPRGERYMNPRDIAKVWMDEFDKAYEEGTMFVLTLHPHVSGHRSRIVALEQLIAHIQAKGVGKVWWATHADAAEYVRAAAKLGEPKKP, from the coding sequence ATGCGTCGACTCCCATTCGTGTTCGCACTGGCCGCGCTGCCCTCGGTACTGGCCGCCCAGGCACAACCGGTGCCCGTCACCACCGCCAAGCCGGGGTGGAAGTGGACGATGGACAGCGTCACGCGTGTGGTGAACGAAGTGCGGGCGGGACGCTCGCTCCAGCCGGCGGCGTGGCCCAAGGGCGCGCGGGTCGCGGTCCTGCTGTCGTTCGACGTGGACAACGAAACGATCGCGGTGCGGTATGGTGAGCCCACGGTGGGCTCCCTCGCCGAGATGCAGTACGGCGCGCGCGTCGGGTTGCCGCGCATCGTGAAGCTGCTCGACCGGCACAAGATCCCGGCGTCGTTTTTCATCCCGAGCGTCAGTCTCGCGATCACGCCGTCGATGGCCGGGCTCATTCAGCAGAGCGGGCGTCACGAGATCGCGGTACACGGGTGGATTCACGAGCTCAACATGACGCTCCCCGACTCGGCGGAGCGGGCGCTCCTGCAGAAGGCGGTGGCCGAGCTCACGGCGATGACCGGCAAGAAGCCGGTGGGGTACCGGGCGCCAAGCTGGAACTTCAGCCCCAACACGCTGTCGATCCTGCGCGAGATGGGCTTTCGCTACGAAAGCTCGCTGATGGCGGATGATGCGCCGTACGAGCTCGTGCAGCGCGGGCAGCCGACCGGGTTGGTGGAGCTGCCGGTGCAGTGGATTCTCGATGATGCGCCGCTCTTCGATCCACGCGGCGAGCGCTACATGAATCCGCGCGACATCGCGAAGGTCTGGATGGACGAGTTCGACAAGGCCTACGAAGAAGGCACGATGTTCGTGCTCACGCTGCATCCGCACGTCAGTGGACATCGATCGCGTATCGTGGCGCTGGAGCAGCTCATCGCGCACATCCAGGCGAAGGGGGTCGGCAAGGTCTGGTGGGCCACGCATGCCGACGCCGCGGAGTATGTGCGCGCGGCGGCCAAGCTCGGCGAGCCGAAGAAGCCATGA
- a CDS encoding pyrroloquinoline quinone-dependent dehydrogenase — translation MIRSTAVSVAWLLGATAAPLLAQRVDWPTPSGDPGAMRYSALADINRATVARLKEAWRWNTGEKSIRANGEQKAARPGLFQASPVVIGDTLYVSTPYAAVAALDARTGRELWKFDPEVWRAGQPSNGTGFVHRGVATWASSGAQRERRVFINARWKLFALDAATGKRITSFGTNGEIDLTRELRRKVNPLQYTNTSPPVVYGDLVIVGNGVGDRIRYPNDPPGDVQAFDVHTGKRVWSFHTVPDSGEFGWQTWENGSYKEMGHTNVWAPMSLDVKRGLLFLPVSTPTNDWYGGDRKGDNLFAESVVALNAKTGARVWHYQLVHHGLWDYDLPAPPVLATITWQGKPRDVVAVPSKTAWIYVFDRETGKPIWPIVERPVPASDVPGERTSPTQPIPTNPAPFARQSVTEQDLIDFTPELKRRALEVFTKYRSGPIFTPPSVQGTIVMPGAIGGAGWGSTAYDPETHTLYVKASDNPALYRVQKGVPNDTIGYEYTVDLTHATLGVTADPDSGKSDHTPPEQLPIIKPPYGTMTAIDLNTGKRRWQVTLGDTPAIRNHPLLKGITLPPLGVSGAVGGTVTKGGLIFATGGGSVLYALDTRTGAVVWQFELPAGRGYANPVTYRAANGVQYVVIASGGGDNAELIAFSLDGQR, via the coding sequence ATGATTCGTTCGACCGCGGTCTCCGTGGCGTGGCTGCTGGGCGCCACGGCCGCACCACTGCTGGCGCAGCGCGTGGACTGGCCCACCCCGAGTGGCGATCCTGGCGCCATGCGCTACTCGGCGCTGGCCGACATCAACCGTGCCACTGTGGCGCGTCTCAAGGAGGCGTGGCGCTGGAACACCGGCGAGAAGAGCATCCGCGCCAACGGTGAACAGAAGGCGGCGCGCCCCGGGTTGTTTCAGGCGTCGCCGGTGGTGATTGGCGACACGCTCTATGTTTCGACCCCGTACGCGGCGGTCGCCGCGCTTGACGCGCGCACGGGGCGCGAGCTCTGGAAGTTCGATCCGGAGGTGTGGCGCGCCGGGCAGCCGTCGAATGGCACGGGCTTCGTGCACCGCGGCGTCGCGACATGGGCGTCGAGCGGGGCGCAGAGAGAACGGCGCGTGTTCATCAACGCGCGCTGGAAGCTGTTCGCGCTCGATGCTGCAACGGGGAAGCGCATTACGAGCTTCGGCACCAACGGCGAGATCGACCTCACCCGAGAGTTGCGCCGGAAGGTGAACCCGCTGCAGTACACCAACACGTCGCCGCCGGTGGTGTACGGCGATCTGGTGATCGTGGGCAATGGTGTGGGCGACCGCATTCGCTATCCCAACGATCCGCCGGGCGATGTGCAGGCGTTCGATGTGCATACCGGCAAGCGCGTGTGGAGCTTCCACACCGTGCCCGACTCGGGGGAGTTCGGCTGGCAGACGTGGGAGAACGGCTCGTACAAGGAGATGGGGCACACCAATGTGTGGGCGCCCATGAGCCTCGACGTGAAACGCGGGCTGCTCTTCCTGCCGGTCTCGACGCCCACCAACGACTGGTATGGGGGCGACCGGAAGGGCGATAACCTGTTCGCGGAATCCGTCGTGGCGCTCAATGCCAAGACGGGCGCGCGCGTGTGGCACTATCAGCTCGTGCATCACGGCCTGTGGGACTACGATCTGCCCGCCCCACCAGTGCTGGCCACGATCACGTGGCAGGGGAAGCCGCGCGATGTGGTCGCGGTGCCGAGCAAGACGGCGTGGATCTATGTGTTCGATCGCGAGACCGGGAAGCCGATCTGGCCGATCGTGGAGCGCCCGGTGCCGGCGAGCGATGTGCCCGGGGAACGGACGTCGCCCACGCAGCCGATCCCGACCAACCCGGCGCCGTTCGCGCGGCAGTCGGTTACGGAGCAGGATCTGATCGACTTCACGCCGGAGCTCAAGCGCCGCGCGCTCGAGGTGTTCACCAAGTACCGCAGCGGGCCGATCTTCACGCCGCCGTCGGTGCAGGGGACGATCGTGATGCCGGGCGCGATCGGCGGTGCCGGCTGGGGGAGCACGGCGTATGATCCGGAGACGCACACGCTGTACGTGAAGGCCTCCGATAACCCGGCGCTGTATCGCGTACAGAAGGGCGTCCCGAACGATACGATCGGCTACGAGTACACCGTGGATCTCACGCACGCAACGCTGGGCGTGACGGCCGATCCTGACTCGGGGAAGAGTGATCACACGCCGCCCGAGCAGCTCCCCATCATCAAGCCGCCGTACGGCACCATGACGGCGATCGACCTGAACACCGGAAAGCGGCGGTGGCAGGTCACGCTGGGCGATACGCCGGCGATCCGGAATCACCCGTTGCTCAAAGGCATCACGCTGCCGCCCCTCGGCGTCTCGGGCGCCGTGGGGGGTACGGTGACGAAGGGTGGCCTGATCTTCGCGACCGGCGGCGGCTCGGTGCTGTACGCGCTCGATACGCGCACCGGCGCGGTGGTGTGGCAGTTCGAACTGCCGGCTGGGCGCGGCTATGCCAATCCGGTCACCTATCGAGCGGCCAATGGCGTGCAGTATGTCGTGATTGCATCGGGCGGCGGCGACAACGCCGAACTGATCGCGTTCTCGCTCGACGGCCAGCGCTGA
- a CDS encoding amidase (catalyzes the hydrolysis of a monocarboxylic acid amid to form a monocarboxylate and ammonia): MSRRVLRMARGLVLTAALHTSASAAQSPAKPNAPATASALSLDAATIQQLAAAMDAGTLTSEALVRMSLARIDAYDAQGPRLHAVLARNPKALEQARALDVERKTKGKRSLLHGIPVVLKDNYDTYDLPTTGGSLLLEGSLPPDDAFLVKKLRDAGAIVLAKVNMSEFASGAAFSSLGGQTLNPHDLTRTPNGSSGGTGVAIAAAFATLGLGTDTGGSIRGPATVNGIVGLKPTMGLLSRDGIIPLALSFDTGGPLARTVSDVAVALGLLAGADAADTVTQRSVGRAERDYTRFLNADALKGARIGIARDFLGQDADVDWVVEASLTAMRNAGATIVDVRLPRWLLESKGDFYTAVRYPEFPVQIAQYLATLKPGYPRTLAELSARADAIVATRADGAGPNPTRWTLFKRELASGTMREARYTAVHDHALPMVRALLEGVFTENALDAIVYPTASRRPERLGAPPDVPGGSAVDGENLANLSGFPDLVVPAGFTTDRLPVGISFLGRAFSEGTLLGLGYAFEQRTQARRLPVHTPALPGEVVRLK; the protein is encoded by the coding sequence ATGAGCCGCCGTGTCCTTCGCATGGCGCGCGGCCTGGTGCTCACCGCCGCGCTGCACACCTCCGCCAGTGCCGCCCAATCGCCAGCGAAGCCGAACGCACCGGCCACCGCGTCGGCGCTGAGCCTCGACGCGGCCACCATTCAGCAGCTGGCCGCGGCGATGGACGCGGGCACCCTCACGAGCGAAGCACTCGTGCGGATGAGCCTCGCCCGCATCGATGCCTACGACGCGCAGGGGCCGCGCCTGCATGCGGTCCTCGCGCGCAATCCGAAGGCGCTCGAGCAAGCGCGCGCCCTCGACGTCGAGCGCAAGACGAAAGGCAAGCGCTCGCTGTTGCATGGCATTCCGGTGGTGCTCAAGGACAACTACGACACGTATGACCTGCCCACCACCGGCGGCTCGCTGCTGCTCGAAGGGTCACTCCCCCCGGATGACGCGTTCCTGGTGAAGAAGCTCCGGGACGCCGGTGCGATCGTTCTGGCCAAGGTAAACATGTCGGAGTTCGCCTCCGGCGCCGCGTTCAGTTCCCTCGGCGGGCAGACCCTCAATCCGCACGATCTCACTCGCACCCCCAATGGCTCATCCGGCGGCACCGGCGTGGCCATTGCCGCCGCCTTCGCCACACTGGGTCTGGGCACCGATACCGGCGGTTCCATTCGCGGCCCGGCCACCGTGAACGGCATCGTGGGACTCAAGCCCACCATGGGGCTCTTGAGCCGCGACGGCATCATTCCGCTGGCCCTCAGTTTCGATACCGGCGGTCCACTCGCCCGCACGGTTAGCGATGTGGCAGTCGCCCTCGGCTTGCTGGCCGGTGCGGACGCCGCCGATACGGTGACGCAGCGCAGCGTCGGGCGCGCCGAGCGCGACTACACCCGCTTCCTGAATGCCGACGCCCTCAAGGGGGCCCGCATCGGGATCGCGCGCGATTTCCTCGGGCAGGATGCCGACGTGGATTGGGTTGTTGAGGCGTCGCTCACCGCCATGCGCAATGCCGGCGCGACGATCGTGGATGTACGCCTGCCGCGCTGGCTGCTCGAGTCGAAAGGCGACTTCTACACCGCCGTGCGCTATCCGGAGTTTCCGGTGCAGATCGCGCAGTACCTCGCCACGCTCAAGCCCGGCTATCCGCGCACGCTCGCCGAACTCAGTGCGCGCGCCGACGCAATCGTGGCCACGCGCGCCGACGGAGCCGGCCCCAATCCCACCCGCTGGACGCTCTTCAAGCGCGAGCTCGCCAGTGGCACCATGCGCGAGGCGCGGTACACGGCCGTGCACGATCACGCGCTGCCGATGGTGCGGGCGCTGCTCGAGGGCGTGTTCACCGAGAACGCACTCGACGCGATCGTCTATCCCACCGCGTCGCGACGTCCGGAACGTTTGGGGGCGCCGCCCGATGTGCCGGGCGGGAGTGCGGTTGACGGCGAGAACCTTGCCAATCTCTCCGGCTTCCCGGACCTGGTGGTGCCAGCCGGCTTCACCACCGATCGGTTGCCCGTTGGGATCTCCTTCCTCGGGCGCGCCTTCTCCGAGGGTACGCTGCTCGGCCTGGGCTACGCCTTCGAGCAGCGCACGCAGGCGCGACGCCTGCCGGTGCATACGCCGGCGCTCCCCGGCGAGGTGGTGCGCCTCAAGTAG
- a CDS encoding TMEM175 family protein produces the protein MGKNRLEAFSDGVLAIIITIMVLELKVPHGDDLSALRALLPQFLSYILSFLYVGIYWNNHHHLLHAMRHVSGRVLWANLSLLFWLSLLPFAAGWMGENHFAALPTAFYGVILECAALSYYILQLAIVATDGPDSVLKAALGADWKGKTSLGLNLIGITVAMWSQPLAQAMYTGVALMWLVPDPRIERILRGGPAPAGHR, from the coding sequence ATGGGCAAGAATCGCTTAGAAGCCTTCAGCGACGGCGTCCTCGCCATCATCATCACGATCATGGTGCTGGAGCTCAAAGTGCCGCACGGTGACGATCTGTCGGCCCTGCGCGCGCTCCTGCCGCAGTTCCTGTCGTACATCCTGAGCTTTCTCTACGTCGGCATCTACTGGAACAATCACCACCACCTGCTCCACGCGATGCGGCATGTGTCGGGGCGCGTGCTGTGGGCCAACCTGAGTCTGCTCTTCTGGTTGTCGCTGCTGCCGTTCGCCGCCGGCTGGATGGGCGAGAATCACTTCGCCGCGCTCCCCACCGCGTTCTACGGCGTCATTCTCGAGTGCGCCGCGCTGTCGTACTACATCCTGCAGCTGGCGATCGTCGCCACCGATGGGCCCGACTCGGTGCTCAAGGCCGCCCTTGGCGCTGACTGGAAGGGGAAGACGTCGCTGGGGCTCAACCTCATCGGGATTACCGTCGCCATGTGGTCGCAGCCGCTCGCGCAGGCCATGTACACCGGCGTGGCCCTCATGTGGCTGGTGCCGGATCCGCGCATTGAGCGAATCCTGCGCGGGGGCCCAGCGCCGGCGGGGCATCGATGA
- a CDS encoding DUF305 domain-containing protein → MMARRHILALSALTLLAGASSRAAAQGGMAGMDHSMHKMGPDIVIPKGALYTKADVEFMQMMIAHHAQAIVMSRLAEKNGANPQVLKLSRKIDQSQMPEITIMQGWLRRYNQVAPDTSSWHTVRMEGMLSDDEMKALENAKGEEFNRLYLVGMIKHHAGAIKMVEDLFKSPGAGQEVDANVFANDVVTAQTAEIGIMRNLLAKLPPK, encoded by the coding sequence ATGATGGCTCGTCGCCATATCCTCGCCCTGTCGGCGCTCACCCTCCTCGCCGGCGCCTCCTCGCGCGCGGCCGCCCAGGGCGGCATGGCGGGGATGGATCACAGCATGCACAAGATGGGGCCCGACATTGTCATCCCCAAGGGCGCCCTTTATACGAAGGCCGACGTCGAGTTCATGCAGATGATGATCGCCCACCACGCGCAGGCGATCGTCATGTCGCGCCTCGCCGAGAAGAACGGCGCCAACCCGCAGGTGCTCAAGCTCTCGCGCAAGATCGACCAGTCGCAGATGCCCGAGATCACCATCATGCAGGGGTGGCTGCGCCGCTACAACCAGGTCGCGCCGGACACCAGCTCGTGGCACACCGTCCGCATGGAGGGCATGCTCTCCGACGACGAAATGAAGGCCCTCGAGAACGCCAAGGGCGAGGAGTTCAATCGCCTGTATCTCGTGGGCATGATCAAGCACCACGCCGGCGCCATCAAGATGGTCGAGGATCTCTTCAAGTCCCCCGGCGCTGGTCAGGAAGTCGACGCCAATGTGTTCGCGAACGATGTCGTGACCGCGCAGACCGCGGAGATCGGCATCATGCGCAACCTGCTCGCCAAGTTGCCCCCGAAGTAA